Proteins encoded by one window of Dendropsophus ebraccatus isolate aDenEbr1 chromosome 4, aDenEbr1.pat, whole genome shotgun sequence:
- the IP6K1 gene encoding inositol hexakisphosphate kinase 1 isoform X2 produces the protein MKSPRLELLTQSDVPFQMLDGNSEMTSERISYNPWSLRCHKQQLNRMRSESKERKMYKFLLLENVVHHFKFPCVLDLKMGTRQHGDDASEEKAARQMKKCEQSTSATLGVRVCGMQVFQMNTGHYLCLNKYYGRGLSTEGFRQALYQYLHNGVNLRKDLFEPILSKLKRLISVLESQASYRFYSSSLLIIYDGIDRPRMADPLAQETPPKVDVRMIDFAHSTSKGFRDDTTVHDGPDKGYVLGLHNLISILELIRDEHQ, from the exons ATGAAGAGTCCCAGGCTGGAGCTTCTGACACAGTCAGATGTCCCCTTCCAGATGCTGGATGGTAACAGTGAAATGACCTCTGAGCGGATCAGCTACAACCCTTGGAGCCTGCGATGTCACAAGCAGCAGCTGAACCGCATGCGCTCCGAGTCTAAGGAGCGCAAGATGTACA AATTCCTCCTGCTTGAGAATGTTGTCCACCATTTTAAGTTCCCATGTGTCCTGGATCTAAAGATGGGAACACGGCAGCATGGTGACGATGCTTCTGAGGAGAAAGCAGCCCGACAGATGAAGAAGTGTGAGCAGAGCACATCAGCCACCCTGGGTGTGAGGGTGTGTGGCATGCAG GTCTTCCAGATGAACACTGGGCATTATTTGTGCCTGAATAAATACTATGGACGTGGCCTGAGCACTGAGGGTTTCCGACAAGCCTTGTACCAGTATCTTCACAATGGCGTCAATCTCCGCAAAGACCTGTTTGAGCCAATTCTGAGCAAATTAAAACGCCTGATCTCTGTGCTGGAAAGCCAGGCTTCATATCGCTTCTATTCCAGTTCTCTGCTTATTATCTATGACGGAATAGACCGCCCAAGGATGGCAGACCCTCTGGCTCAGGAAACCCCTCCCAAGGTGGATGTCCGCATGATAGACTTTGCCCACAGCACGTCCAAAGGCTTCCGAGATGACACCACAGTGCACGATGGGCCGGACAAGGGATATGTGCTGGGTCTGCATAACCTGATCAGTATCTTGGAGCTTATTAGAGACGAGCACCAGTAG
- the IP6K1 gene encoding inositol hexakisphosphate kinase 1 isoform X1: MCVCQTMEVGKYVQTAVCDRGRGVLLEPFIHQVGGHSSMMRYDDHTVCKPLISREQRFYESLPPEMKEFTPEYKGVVSVCFEGDSDGYINLVAYPYVENEAADHEEFPERDHPRRKHSRRGLHRANSTDHKEERPAQTGENTESIPEMKSPRLELLTQSDVPFQMLDGNSEMTSERISYNPWSLRCHKQQLNRMRSESKERKMYKFLLLENVVHHFKFPCVLDLKMGTRQHGDDASEEKAARQMKKCEQSTSATLGVRVCGMQVFQMNTGHYLCLNKYYGRGLSTEGFRQALYQYLHNGVNLRKDLFEPILSKLKRLISVLESQASYRFYSSSLLIIYDGIDRPRMADPLAQETPPKVDVRMIDFAHSTSKGFRDDTTVHDGPDKGYVLGLHNLISILELIRDEHQ; encoded by the exons ATGTGTGTTTGTCAAACCATGGAAGTGGGGAAGTACGTCCAGACTGCAGTGTGCGACAGGGGCCGGGGGGTCCTGCTGGAGCCATTCATCCATCAGGTGGGAGGACACAGCAGTATGATGCGCTATGATGACCACACTGTTTGCAAACCCCTCATCTCTCGGGAGCAGCGTTTCTATGAGTCTCTTCCCCCGGAGATGAAGGAATTTACCCCAGAGTATAAAG GTGTTGTGTCCGTCTGCTTTGAAGGTGATAGTGATGGTTACATCAATCTTGTTGCTTACCCCTATGTGGAGAACGAGGCAGCTGATCATGAAGAATTTCCTGAGAGGGACCATCCAAGACGCAAGCACTCCCGCCGTGGCCTGCACCGCGCCAACAGTACAGACCACAAGGAGGAACGGCCAGCTCAAACCGGGGAGAACACAGAGAG CATCCCAGAGATGAAGAGTCCCAGGCTGGAGCTTCTGACACAGTCAGATGTCCCCTTCCAGATGCTGGATGGTAACAGTGAAATGACCTCTGAGCGGATCAGCTACAACCCTTGGAGCCTGCGATGTCACAAGCAGCAGCTGAACCGCATGCGCTCCGAGTCTAAGGAGCGCAAGATGTACA AATTCCTCCTGCTTGAGAATGTTGTCCACCATTTTAAGTTCCCATGTGTCCTGGATCTAAAGATGGGAACACGGCAGCATGGTGACGATGCTTCTGAGGAGAAAGCAGCCCGACAGATGAAGAAGTGTGAGCAGAGCACATCAGCCACCCTGGGTGTGAGGGTGTGTGGCATGCAG GTCTTCCAGATGAACACTGGGCATTATTTGTGCCTGAATAAATACTATGGACGTGGCCTGAGCACTGAGGGTTTCCGACAAGCCTTGTACCAGTATCTTCACAATGGCGTCAATCTCCGCAAAGACCTGTTTGAGCCAATTCTGAGCAAATTAAAACGCCTGATCTCTGTGCTGGAAAGCCAGGCTTCATATCGCTTCTATTCCAGTTCTCTGCTTATTATCTATGACGGAATAGACCGCCCAAGGATGGCAGACCCTCTGGCTCAGGAAACCCCTCCCAAGGTGGATGTCCGCATGATAGACTTTGCCCACAGCACGTCCAAAGGCTTCCGAGATGACACCACAGTGCACGATGGGCCGGACAAGGGATATGTGCTGGGTCTGCATAACCTGATCAGTATCTTGGAGCTTATTAGAGACGAGCACCAGTAG